From the Microplitis mediator isolate UGA2020A chromosome 6, iyMicMedi2.1, whole genome shotgun sequence genome, one window contains:
- the LOC130669458 gene encoding autophagy-related protein 101: MNARTQLFELSMEGRQVDEAVASIFHSVLFHRSLGKFKYKQEGSYSVGTLGYQDVDCDFIDFTYVCCSSVHLDQTLKREISGFSEALRSTDSPGSGQISLEFFQKKKNRWPFQPECIPWEVWTVRLELIKLATEHERQICREKVGDLLTDKILYITEVMNRHDYLPKMPNQAELDLIFDTSYPDVQPYLFKLSFTTSGPPSTTMGNTMKKLIKETLAI, encoded by the coding sequence ATGAACGCAAGGACTCAGTTGTTTGAACTAAGCATGGAGGGTCGTCAAGTTGATGAAGCGGTCGCAAGTATATTTCATAGTGTGTTATTCCATCGTAGTcttggtaaatttaaatataaacaagaAGGAAGTTACTCTGTGGGTACCCTGGGTTATCAGGATGTTGATTgtgattttattgattttacatACGTGTGTTGCTCATCTGTCCATCTTGACCAGACGTTAAAAAGAGAAATTTCTGGTTTTTCGGAAGCGTTGAGATCAACAGACAGTCCGGGTTCGGGACAAATATcactagaattttttcaaaagaaaaaaaatcgttggcCTTTTCAACCTGAGTGTATACCGTGGGAAGTATGGACTGTTAGACTAGAACTTATTAAATTAGCAACTGAACATGAAAGACAAATATGCCGTGAAAAAGTTGGTGATTTATTGacagataaaatattatatattactgAAGTTATGAATCGTCATGATTATTTACCGAAAATGCCGAATCAAGCTGAGTTAGATCTCATTTTTGATACCTCATATCCTGATGTTCAgccttatttatttaaattgtcttTTACTACATCCGGTCCACCGAGCACGACCATGGGTAACACCATGAAAAAACTCATTAAGGAAACTCTAGCTATTtag
- the LOC130669456 gene encoding prolactin-releasing peptide receptor-like: MNITLASLIYNLTRNNSKINFTFDNSTAQFGDDFTTNLYIKFIFYFLYSLIFILGVFGNILVCYVVARNNEMQTVTNLFITNLAVSDILLCMLAVPLTPLYTFLGGWVFGESLCHLLPYAQGVSIYISTLTLTSIAIDRFLVIIYPFHPRMKVRTCKGIIVIIWIAALMLTLPYGIYMGLEKYQYCEENWPTDQFRLLFSVITCIFQFVIPFLLIAFCYICVSIKLNDRAKSKPGSKTSRREEADRERKKRTNRMLIAMVTIFGVCWMPLNINNILDDIYDFSTNWSYYYLCFFIVHCIAMSSTCYNPFLYAWLNENFRKEFKKVLPCFSRISTNFTTRTTDAYRSERLCNGNEAIQENLLNSLGSKFNPNVTEESIQLESRPASPLQSNQRIINEFTDVEDVRL; this comes from the exons atgaacATCACTCTTGCGTCATTAATATACAATTTGACAAGAAACaacagtaaaattaatttcacttTTGACAACAGTACTGCACAATTTGGCGACGATTTTACAACAAATTTgtacattaaatttatattttattttttatattcattgatatttattttgggTGTATTCGGTAATATATTAGTGTGTTATGTTGTTGCCCGTAATAATGAAATGCAAACagttactaatttatttataacaaatttagCTGTGAGTGACATATTACTTTGTATGCTGGCAGTACCATTGACACCGTTGTATACATTTTTAGGCGGTTGGGTGTTTGGTGAAAGTTTGTGCCATCTATTACCCTATGCTCAAGGTGTAAGCATATATATAAGTACATTAACATTAACGAGTATTGCAATAGACCgttttttagtaataatttatccATTTCACCCGCGTATGAAAGTGAGAACATGTAAAggaataatagtaataatatggATAGCAGCATTAATGCTTACTCTGCCATATGGTATTTATATGGGCCTTGAAAAATATCAGTATTGTGAAGAAAATTGGCCGACAGATCAATTTCGTTTGCTATTCAGTGTAATAACTtgtatttttcaatttgtaATACCATTTTTATTGATAGCTTTTTGCTATATATGTGtatctattaaattaaatgaccgTGCTAAATCAAAACCGGGAAGTAAAACAAGTAGACGTGAAGAAGCTGatagagaaagaaaaaaacgtACTAATCGTATGTTGATAGCAATGGTGACTATTTTTGGTGTTTGTTGGATGCCACTcaatataaacaatattttggATGACATCTATGATTTTTCAACAAACTGGTCATACTATTACTTGTGTTTCTTCATAGTACACTGTATTGCTATGAGTAGTACATGTTACAATCCATTTCTCTATGCTTGgctcaatgaaaattttcgcaAGGAATTTAAAAAG GTACTGCCTTGCTTTTCAAGAATTTCAACAAACTTTACGACACGGACAACGGATGCTTATAGAAGTGAAAGACTATGTAATGGCAATGAAGCTATACAAGAGAATTTACTGAACAGTTTGGGATCTAAATTCAATCCTAATGTCACTGAAGAGAGCATACAACTTGAATCGAGACCAGCGTCGCCATTGCAATCCAATCAACGTATTATCAATGAATTTACGGATGTTGAAGATGTACGTTTatag